A single region of the Ciconia boyciana chromosome 13, ASM3463844v1, whole genome shotgun sequence genome encodes:
- the DCTN5 gene encoding dynactin subunit 5, whose translation MELSEMLYNKSEYIETASGNKVSRQSVLCGSQNIVLNGKTIVMNDCIIRGDLANVRVGRHCVVKSRSVIRPPFKKFSKGVAFFPLHIGDHVFIEEDCVVNAAQIGSYVHIGKNCVIGRRCVLKDCCKILDNTVLPPETVVPPFTVFSGCPGLFSGELPECTQELMTDVTKSYYQKFLPLTQV comes from the exons ATGGAGCTGAGCGAGATGCTCTACAACAAGTCCGAGTACATCGAGACG GCGTCCGGCAATAAGGTGAGCCGACAGTCCGTGCTGTGCGGCAGCCAGAACATCGTTCTCAACGGCAAG ACAATAGTTATGAACGACTGCATCATCCGCGGTGACCTGGCAAACGTACGGGTTGGACGACACTGCGTGGTGAAAAGCCGCAGCGTCATTAGACCGCCCTTCAAGAAGTTTAGTAAAGG GgtggcttttttccctctccacaTTGGCGATCATGTCTTCATAGAAGAGGACTGTGTTGTCAACGCAGCCCAGATTGGCTCCTATGTCCACATAGGCAAGAACTGTGTCATT GGTCGTAGATGCGTTTTGAAAGACTGCTGCAAAATCTTAGACAACACAGTACTCCCTCCTGAAACAGTAGTCCCACCTTTCACAGTCTTCTCGGGCTGCCCAG gaCTCTTCTCTGGGGAACTCCCGGAATGTACCCAGGAACTCATGACTGACGTTACAAAGAGCTATTACCAGAAGTTCTTGCCACTCACTCAGGTCTAG